The genomic window CTCTACAAATACCGGATATTTAACTCTTGAATTTGAAGTAATACAACCGGAACTAATACCATCTTGAGGCCGTCCCATTTTATTAGGAAGCCGTGTAGGTGGCAAGTCTTCTTTATTACGATTCCATCGAGAGGCTTCTAATACAAGGTCATTTCCATCTACAGATACATGGTTGTATTTCCAATAGGTTGTGCCTGGTCCGTCCCAACCATTGTGATAAAAATTGTACCACTTTTTTCCTCCGAAATCACTGCGTTTATTCGTTTTCTTAAAGACATAATTAAAGTCATCTGAGGGTGCTTCTAGTAATTTCCAGGTTGATCCAGGGCTAGCTTGAGCCGGAACCGGAATTCCCTTCCAATCCTGGGCAAAAAAGGAAAATGTGCATAAGAAGAGCAAAAGCGAGAGTCGCTTTCGGGTCACAAATAATAGATTTGTTCTGTGCGTTAAAAATTTCATAGTTTATAATTTATAATTTATAGTTGAATTCAAATTTTGATAGCTATACAATTTTAAGAGTATCCCATTTTTCTTAATTACATGCAAACTATTCGCTAGGATTACCAAGTAATTAGAAATATTAATATTACTTTAACTGTATGTTCCTTAGCTTTTAAAATGATTTTGTGTTATAAATAGTTAGTTAAAAAACTATTATTTCTAGTAGACCAAAAATATTTTTCTTTAGTTTTTCGAAATAAAAGTACAGGTTTTTTAATAGAATGACAATTAAATTTGGTTGTTATAAGTGTCATTTTTCATAATCGTAAAAATTTCTAATTTGTTATATTTTTAATGAATGAATAAAACTACCGATTGAAATACCATATCGTGTTTCAATCGGTAGTTTAAAAATTTAATTATTTTTTAACTAATTTTAAAGTTCTGTTTCCTAAGGCTTGATTGACAAGCGTAAGGAAGTATATTCCCTGTGGTAAGCTGTCAATGTTAAGGATATGATCTTTGCTAAGTTCCTGATCTAAATATTTAGAACCTTTAACGTCATATACCTTTATCATATGTGGCTCATCCTGTGCTAATCCTTGAATAAATACTTTACCTGTAGCAGGATTTGGAAATAAAAGGATATTTTGCTCTGGTAACTTATTAACTATATTACCAGAACTTCTAACAGAAGAACCAGTACTTAAAATAATTTTATCTAAATTCCACTGCCAGGTAGCATTACTAGAAGCCTCTATTCTAATAGTATGAGGACCAGCAGCTAAAGTTACCGTACCGTCTGCAAATGCTGTAAAGTCATCCCAGTCTCCGTTTGTAGGAACATTAGAAGTAGAAGCTACTACACCATCTACTAACATTCTGATTTGAGATCCTCTAACAGGCGTAGAAATTAAATAGTTAATAGCATAAGTTCCGGCTGTAGCAATATTTATCTCATACTCTGTCCAGTCACCATTATTCACATAATTGATATTAGTTGCTGTCCTATTAACTCCTGATCCAGGTCCACCTGCAAAAGCATCATCAAAATCTCCACCGGTACGTACAAAATCTTCAGCTTCAATAATTAAAGTAGTTTCCGTATCAACAGAAGTAGTACCTACGGTAACTACACTAGATCCTGTAAATCCACCATCAACGGTAGTAGCTGTGATAGTAGCTCTACCAGCACTTACTGCAGTAACCACACCACCTGTGCTAACGGTAGCAATGCCAGGATTTGATGAAGTCCAATTTAATCCCTTGTTTGTAGCATTAGAAGGAATCACATTAGCCGTAACTGCAGCGTTCTGACCTGGTGCTAATGATAAGGTGCTTACAGGCACGTTAATGCCAGTTACAGCAATCGGATCAGTATCTGCATCTGATCTTCCCGGTACTTTACTGAATTCCCAGGTAAGTAAATTCACTACGTTTACTTCCCCGTTATGACGGAAATCGATTACAATGTCATTGTTTTGCTTAATCAGATTTGTTGGAATTGGGATTTCTAAAGTCCCGAACCATCTACTTCTGTTCTGATCCCCACCTCTCCAGTCAATAGGGGCTTCTATCTCAGTTCCGTTGAATACTAATTTGGTGATACTTAGAAAGCTATCCGGATCGTTATCATCATCGTTAAATAGGTTTGCTGTTACTTTTAGCATCGCTTCAGCCTGTGCCGGGTTGGAAGGTACGGTTACCCCGTTTACAGAAAAACTATTGTCCCCTGGTTTAATCTCTACTCGCTCGTTATTGCTAACTGCTTCACCATAGAACTTTTTCTCAATAGAATTCTGGTTGATGCTGATGTCACTAGCATAGGTATATTTGATAATCATAGTCCCATCTGCTGCTAACTCTACAGAACCTGGGGCAGTAGTACTTGTAGTATTGTCTAGTTTTACGTCCCTTATCCCGGATAAGTATAAATGCTTGGTATTTACACTTTGCAGGTTAGGGGTGTTACCAAAGAAGTTAAGGTTAAGGTCCCTGGCTATGGGTTCTAAGTTGTTTAAAATCAGGTAAACATCATTCCCGTCAATATAAGCATCTACTTGGATATCAGGATCGGTAGACTTTGTATCTACCCGGGTACCTTTTACTTCTGACCAAAGTTCGAACCATTTAATATAGTCACTCCATTCCCATTCACCATCACCGTCATCATCCCGTAGCATTTTGTACTGATACCTGTATTCAGGTCTACCGTCTCCGTTGGTATCTGTATCCCCCCACTGTGCTTTGATAGGGGTAAAGGGCATTGATAGTTCGATGTAGTCCGGTCTTTCTAAGAACTGCATTAGCATGGCACTAAAGGGCTTCATGATCTCCCAATCATACCGGGTATCATGCGGTCTGAAATCCCAGGAACCATTTACCCCTCCGTATTCTGAAATTACGACGGGTTTTCTATTTTCTGCTCCGTTTTTAGAAACATCATACCATTCCAACATTTCCAGGGTAGCTTCTACATGTCCACCCCTTCTGGTCACCCCTCCGTTATTATCATAACTAGGCCAGTCATATAAGTGTACTGCATAAAAGTCCATATTCTCACCGGCAGTATCCATAAAACCTTTCCAGATAACATCCCACTGGAACCATGGTTGCTTTCTGTCAATAAAGAAAGAAGGTTTGTCCACCTGACTGATTGCATAGTTGATTGCTGCCTGGTCACCGGGTGTATCCCCGTAGAAATTTTTAGGATAATCTACATTTTTAAACCTGGAAAAACCGTCTCCTCTAAACAGGTCATGAAGCCCCCAGGTCATACCCCCAATCTTAGGTGCCCTGCTACCCAACTTCTCTTTAACCCCTTTGGCAACCAGGTTATGGTATTCAAAAATATCTTCCCAACTGGACATCATAAACTGTCCTGTGTTCAACACAAAGTCAGGTTCGTTGATTACCTCCCAGTACTTTGGTAAAGGCATTTCATTGTTATCTTCTGTTGAAAAGAATTCGTCCATATATTGAACTACCCATTCCGCAGAAGTTTCAATATCTTGTGGAAGCCAGGTAGCTCCATTGGCACGTCCCCAAGTGGAACCACTGGGGTGACGATAGGACAAAGTAGGATAGGTAGGGTGGGGGTTGGTACCCATGATCATACTTTGTATCTTATCTTTAAATTGCACGCGGTCCTCATCAACGAGGCGGTCTTCAAAAAAACCACGCCAAAACCCTAACATGTTGGATAAGCTATCCCTATCGTGTTTGTTACGCCTGTCCGGATCTGCCGGGGTAAACCCAAACAAAAAAGATGCGTTACCGTTATCCCTACCAAAATAAGCATCCAGGTCATCAATAAGGTATTTCGCTTTGTCCATTTCTCCTTCCCAGTCACCTTCGTATAGGTTGGAATGGATGGTAATGTGTCGTTCCCTCCCGAAGTCCGAAACTCCGTTTACCGAATGTTTGATATCGACGTTTACATCGACCTCAACATTTTGGGCTATACCTGCTATCGGAAATAGCATCAGGAGCCCGATAAAATAAAATAGTCTGTGTTTTTTCATAGTTAAAATTTAAAATATTGTTTATGTAAATTATGTTGGTTAAATAAAGTCATAAGTATATTTTTTAGCTCAAATTGGCTTACATCATAATGCTTTCAAAATGCCTTAATTTTAGAAGACATTGAGCAAGTTCAACCGGTAGTTAATTGATTACATATAGATGTAACCATAACTACTTATGAGATTTTAAATAAATAAAGGCTAAGAGGTGGTAAAATTCTTTATAATAGTTTTTATAAAAAGATTCTTTACCGAGTTTGTGTTAACTGTCGTCATAGTTATTAATTGTTAATTAAAATGTAAAGGAATTAAGAATTCCTCATATTGTTTGTGTTCTTTAATGTCAAAATATTTTTGAATCAATTAAACCTTATGATCAAAATCAGTTTAAACAATTATCGATTTAAAAATATCTAATGAACATATAATTAATAAGTGAAATGTTATTCTGAAATATATGGTTAGTTCTACCTATTCCCTAAAAAAGCAATAACACTTATAACTTGATGGTAAAATTACACGATGTAAGTAATTAAAATTTATTTTGACGTAGACTAGAACTGAACAAATGCTAATTATGCTATTTATCAACTAGACAATAAGTATACTGAATCCTGATGATTTAAGTAATAGGTAATAATTTAGTTATTTTATTATTCATTATTCATAAATATACTTCCAAAAATAGCATATTCGGTTTTACTATAGATTTTTTTTAAAAACAACGTATAAATATGTTTTTATAAATTTCCCTTCTAAAATTGAAAGAAAAAGACTACTTAATGTAGGAAAAAATTATTCTTAAAATGTAATATTTTAAATTTCTAAAGTTTAGAATATCCTATTTGTATGTGAAATTATAAGATGTAGAGGTAACACCTACTATTCATTTTATAGCTATTTACTATTAAATAATGGGTAGTTAAAAAATTCGTTGATCTTAAATAGAATTTTCCGATTAGGAACAGATAAGTGAACTATGACCTATAACATATCTAAAATGATATTTCATCCTTCTTAAAGAAATAACAATAAAATTTAATGTTCAACATTCTTACTATGATCGTTTTTAGCGAAGTTGAGAGAAATAACAATTCAATTTTTGTATTATTTAATGTTTCTTTTGCTATTTAAAACTGAATAGTATGTTTATTCCTTTTCGAATGTCTCCAGTTTCTCATATTAAGATGATACTTCTTAAACCTACAGGAATTAGTATTATCCATATTATCATTTGCTAACTGTTATTGTATTTTTGTTCTTCTTTGTAGCAGAAATCTTATATAATATAGTTTTATGATCGCCTTCTCCAATCTCTATCGTATAGGTTCCTTTTTTAAGAACCTTAGGTTGATATACATCTCCTTTTACACGAATAGAAGAGATCAAAGAGTGGGTATAACTATCCCTTATAGTCACAACTTGATTCGCTTTATGAAGTAGTAATCGTGGAAGTTCATATCCTTCGGAGATATTAAAATTATCTAATTGAGAAATTGTTATTGGCCATCCTTCATACTGCTTACTACTAGTGTTTGTAATGTCAATATTTCTAGGCCAACATTCGAAGGTAATGGTCCGGTTATTTTTATGGAATTTTACAATACCAATTCCGGCAGCTCTTGTGGATAATAGTTTTCCTTTATTAATTTCGTTTTCCGTAGGATTGGCTACCGCCATTACGGTCATTTTGTTACCAAAACCATCTAGAAACTTACCAGTATAATCAGGGGCAGTACCGTAGTTTTTTTTGATAGTTGATTCTTTTGAAGGTTTCCACCAGCGTAACCATAAATTAGCAATGGCAGGAGTGGCAAATGAGTATCCTGCATCTCCAAAGTTATCAATTCCATGTTGAATAAATGAAGCTAAATGCTGATCACCGGCAATCATCGGTGAAAAACTTTTACGAATAACAGATAATGCTTTATTTCTGGCAGATTGTGGCCAGGCATTACTATCAAAATCCTGAGTAATTTCTCGAGTTGATTTTCCTGTATAGTTACTTACCTGTGCAAATATGGTTTGAGAAAGCACTGCTTTCATTTCACTATCCGACCAATCTGTAGTCCATTCTTCTAAAAAATCCAATTGTCTTTTCCCTAATAAAGAAGCTCCTTTTATATCTAATTTATTTACATCCAGAGTTCTATTAAAAAGAACTTCTGATGGACCATTTTTAAAAATCTCCGGATTTTGGCGAGCTACTTCGGTTAGACCGGACTTGAATTTGCGATCCTCAAGAATAGCAAAGCTAATACCTCCCCATTTTAAATCCGTATAATATACTCCTATCCCCCTGGCAATAGGGGTAGGGTCGTAAGGATCCGGTAGATGACTGGTTTGAGCTCTTTCTACTTCATTTATATACGCTATTGGCATATAGTATCCACCGTGAATACCGCGTCTGGAATTTGATTTAATTCCGCCCTGACCCCAAATATTACCCTGACCGACGTCATGATCATCCGTAATACAGATCGTAGGTGTATTACGAATAATATCCCCAAAGTCCCGTCCGAACTTTAACCAATGTAAAAGATGTTCACTATGTTCGTATACCTGGTCTCCGGCAAAAAATAATAAGTCGGGTTTAATTTTTTTAAAATTGTCAACAATATCCTTTCTGGAAATATCACCACCATGTTCGGCATACGAAGAATTGCATGAAAGTACCCCCATTACAAAGTCGTTTTTATCTACCGGATTCTTTCTTATGATACCTTCATAGGTAGCTTTTTCATTGTAAACTACACGATAGGTTACTTCACGAGTATCATCCCAGTTCTCTACGCTAAAGGGAGCGGTATATCCAGGGTAGATAATATTGGTTCTAGCAATTTCTTGC from Aquimarina sp. ERC-38 includes these protein-coding regions:
- a CDS encoding carbohydrate-binding protein, which produces MKKHRLFYFIGLLMLFPIAGIAQNVEVDVNVDIKHSVNGVSDFGRERHITIHSNLYEGDWEGEMDKAKYLIDDLDAYFGRDNGNASFLFGFTPADPDRRNKHDRDSLSNMLGFWRGFFEDRLVDEDRVQFKDKIQSMIMGTNPHPTYPTLSYRHPSGSTWGRANGATWLPQDIETSAEWVVQYMDEFFSTEDNNEMPLPKYWEVINEPDFVLNTGQFMMSSWEDIFEYHNLVAKGVKEKLGSRAPKIGGMTWGLHDLFRGDGFSRFKNVDYPKNFYGDTPGDQAAINYAISQVDKPSFFIDRKQPWFQWDVIWKGFMDTAGENMDFYAVHLYDWPSYDNNGGVTRRGGHVEATLEMLEWYDVSKNGAENRKPVVISEYGGVNGSWDFRPHDTRYDWEIMKPFSAMLMQFLERPDYIELSMPFTPIKAQWGDTDTNGDGRPEYRYQYKMLRDDDGDGEWEWSDYIKWFELWSEVKGTRVDTKSTDPDIQVDAYIDGNDVYLILNNLEPIARDLNLNFFGNTPNLQSVNTKHLYLSGIRDVKLDNTTSTTAPGSVELAADGTMIIKYTYASDISINQNSIEKKFYGEAVSNNERVEIKPGDNSFSVNGVTVPSNPAQAEAMLKVTANLFNDDDNDPDSFLSITKLVFNGTEIEAPIDWRGGDQNRSRWFGTLEIPIPTNLIKQNNDIVIDFRHNGEVNVVNLLTWEFSKVPGRSDADTDPIAVTGINVPVSTLSLAPGQNAAVTANVIPSNATNKGLNWTSSNPGIATVSTGGVVTAVSAGRATITATTVDGGFTGSSVVTVGTTSVDTETTLIIEAEDFVRTGGDFDDAFAGGPGSGVNRTATNINYVNNGDWTEYEINIATAGTYAINYLISTPVRGSQIRMLVDGVVASTSNVPTNGDWDDFTAFADGTVTLAAGPHTIRIEASSNATWQWNLDKIILSTGSSVRSSGNIVNKLPEQNILLFPNPATGKVFIQGLAQDEPHMIKVYDVKGSKYLDQELSKDHILNIDSLPQGIYFLTLVNQALGNRTLKLVKK
- a CDS encoding alkaline phosphatase D family protein, with amino-acid sequence MKKNKPTHYRLKQSFFLIVLLIQSLYSGAQTENVYSYIATNELEDRICFAMYTVHEKKLKLTAQFYPIKNFEPFEATLEIKQNNKWQEIARTNIIYPGYTAPFSVENWDDTREVTYRVVYNEKATYEGIIRKNPVDKNDFVMGVLSCNSSYAEHGGDISRKDIVDNFKKIKPDLLFFAGDQVYEHSEHLLHWLKFGRDFGDIIRNTPTICITDDHDVGQGNIWGQGGIKSNSRRGIHGGYYMPIAYINEVERAQTSHLPDPYDPTPIARGIGVYYTDLKWGGISFAILEDRKFKSGLTEVARQNPEIFKNGPSEVLFNRTLDVNKLDIKGASLLGKRQLDFLEEWTTDWSDSEMKAVLSQTIFAQVSNYTGKSTREITQDFDSNAWPQSARNKALSVIRKSFSPMIAGDQHLASFIQHGIDNFGDAGYSFATPAIANLWLRWWKPSKESTIKKNYGTAPDYTGKFLDGFGNKMTVMAVANPTENEINKGKLLSTRAAGIGIVKFHKNNRTITFECWPRNIDITNTSSKQYEGWPITISQLDNFNISEGYELPRLLLHKANQVVTIRDSYTHSLISSIRVKGDVYQPKVLKKGTYTIEIGEGDHKTILYKISATKKNKNTITVSK